Proteins co-encoded in one Desulfitobacterium hafniense DCB-2 genomic window:
- a CDS encoding ABC transporter substrate-binding protein, producing MNNTISCLLSKKRVYLLLSLGLVLLLGVFAVGCGNSQVSGAAGGSNTLTISVVTKDIYLDAAVKKFEELHPGVTVKVEEYTSNPLPASSGGKNQEMILRKEDPADIEKYLTAMNAQLMTGQGSDILLLNHLPYETYADKNLLVDIGQLMESDPGFDLSKYYGNILEALKYKDSLYGLPLSFSVDMMAADKALLENSQVEIDDSTWTWEDFVQAAEKVIEDRNGGEDGEIYALAGMNETMLITSLVRENFSKLVDGEKKEAYFDSQEFLDLLNLCRYLIDHNLLNTEPSQNKAMELAARGNLVFSITSLKGLVNLQTLKATFGGEVQLLKPPGQEGDLSFSTDSLYGINNNSANQELAWEFLKFLVSDEMMSQSMFLGMPVNKSVVPEMINQANDTAQKRGAKIMMKSAGESQAQNITLEPLAQEDIDFVESLLTKANVYNGTNQKILSIVQEETTAFFTGQKSAEMTAKLIQDRVNTYLHE from the coding sequence ATGAACAATACTATTTCGTGCCTGCTGAGTAAAAAAAGAGTTTATCTCCTTTTGAGCCTGGGGCTGGTCCTGCTGCTGGGAGTATTTGCGGTTGGCTGCGGCAATTCACAAGTCAGCGGAGCTGCCGGGGGCAGCAATACCCTGACCATTTCCGTGGTGACCAAGGACATATACCTGGATGCTGCCGTGAAGAAATTTGAGGAACTCCATCCGGGGGTGACGGTTAAGGTGGAGGAATACACCTCCAACCCGCTGCCGGCGTCCTCAGGAGGCAAAAACCAGGAAATGATCCTCCGGAAGGAAGATCCCGCCGATATCGAAAAATACCTGACGGCTATGAATGCCCAACTTATGACCGGGCAGGGCAGCGATATTCTGCTCTTAAACCATCTGCCCTATGAGACTTATGCCGATAAAAATCTGCTGGTCGATATAGGCCAATTGATGGAGTCGGACCCAGGCTTCGACCTGAGCAAATACTACGGAAACATACTGGAGGCTTTGAAATATAAAGACAGCCTCTATGGGCTGCCCCTCAGCTTCAGTGTGGATATGATGGCCGCCGACAAAGCGTTGCTGGAAAATTCCCAGGTGGAGATTGATGACAGCACCTGGACCTGGGAGGATTTTGTGCAGGCAGCGGAAAAAGTCATTGAAGACAGAAACGGGGGAGAGGACGGGGAGATTTACGCCTTGGCCGGTATGAATGAAACCATGCTGATCACTTCTTTGGTCCGGGAGAATTTCAGCAAACTGGTGGATGGGGAAAAGAAGGAGGCTTATTTTGACAGTCAGGAATTTCTGGACCTCCTGAATTTATGCCGCTATCTGATTGACCATAACCTGCTGAACACGGAACCGAGTCAGAATAAAGCCATGGAGCTGGCGGCCAGGGGTAATCTTGTTTTTAGTATAACGTCTCTTAAAGGGCTGGTTAATCTGCAAACACTCAAAGCTACTTTTGGCGGGGAAGTTCAGCTGTTGAAGCCTCCCGGCCAGGAAGGCGATCTTTCCTTTTCCACTGATAGCTTGTACGGGATCAACAACAACTCCGCTAACCAGGAACTGGCCTGGGAATTCCTCAAGTTTTTGGTATCCGATGAGATGATGAGTCAGTCAATGTTTTTGGGAATGCCAGTCAATAAAAGCGTTGTTCCCGAAATGATTAACCAAGCTAACGATACCGCCCAGAAGCGCGGAGCAAAGATCATGATGAAATCGGCAGGTGAGAGCCAGGCTCAGAATATAACCCTGGAGCCCCTGGCTCAGGAAGATATAGATTTCGTGGAAAGCCTGCTGACCAAGGCCAATGTCTATAACGGCACCAATCAAAAGATCCTCTCTATTGTCCAGGAGGAAACAACGGCTTTCTTCACCGGGCAGAAAAGTGCGGAAATGACCGCCAAGCTGATTCAGGACAGGGTCAATACGTATTTGCATGAGTGA
- a CDS encoding class I SAM-dependent methyltransferase yields the protein MHRDSVSLNSYEEMAEYYFSYVDRKPFNAYYERPATLSLLPDVAGKRVLDAGCAAGWYTQWLLDKGAAVTAVDFSAGMIEMTRKRVGERAEIIRADLNEPLDFMAKESCDIVLSSLALHYLKDWTLVMSEFHRILAKGGLLIFSVHHPFMDFTVFQRDNYFLTELLDDEWETQKGKVKVQFYRRPLSQILSAVLEAGFLLEKVLEPMPTEEFKSAQPDAYRRLTYKPQFLFLRARKP from the coding sequence ATGCATAGGGACTCCGTATCCCTGAATTCTTATGAGGAAATGGCGGAATACTATTTCAGCTATGTGGACCGGAAGCCTTTTAACGCCTATTATGAAAGGCCGGCCACTCTATCCCTGCTGCCGGATGTAGCCGGCAAAAGGGTTTTGGATGCGGGTTGTGCCGCCGGGTGGTATACCCAGTGGCTGCTGGATAAGGGGGCGGCAGTAACTGCCGTGGATTTTAGTGCCGGGATGATCGAAATGACCCGCAAGCGGGTGGGGGAGCGGGCGGAAATTATCAGAGCCGATCTGAATGAGCCCCTTGATTTTATGGCGAAGGAGTCCTGTGATATCGTCCTTTCCTCCCTGGCTCTCCATTATTTGAAAGACTGGACCCTGGTGATGAGTGAATTCCACCGGATACTGGCCAAAGGCGGCCTGCTTATCTTCTCCGTCCATCATCCTTTTATGGATTTTACGGTGTTTCAAAGAGACAACTATTTTCTGACGGAATTGCTGGATGATGAATGGGAGACCCAGAAGGGTAAAGTAAAGGTACAGTTTTACCGCAGGCCCTTGAGCCAAATCCTTTCGGCGGTACTTGAAGCCGGATTCCTGCTCGAAAAAGTGTTGGAACCCATGCCCACCGAGGAGTTTAAGTCAGCACAGCCGGATGCCTACCGGAGATTGACCTATAAACCTCAGTTCTTATTTTTAAGGGCAAGAAAACCATGA
- a CDS encoding DMT family transporter yields the protein MAEKRMAYLAAIIYAFIIGLSFMFVKLTLTVATPLDTLAHRFTVAFLAATLFIFFTKHKVNIGWHDVAQIAPLATLYPILFFGFQIFGLARTTSSEAGIIQSTVPIFTLLLAVFILKEKVGRGQLISVFLSVFGVIYLLAMSGAESQTANIVGSVLIILSAFTNALYNVLARRLTQRYSLLTLTYIMTLFGFIAFNSLAIGSRVLAGTVGEFFQPLLHWQFVVAVLYLGILSSLVTSFLANFVLSKIEAAKMSVFSNVATLITILAGILFLQEAFHFYHVIGGMMIITGVVGTNLMGARSKAKEKAKTKDVEE from the coding sequence ATGGCTGAGAAAAGAATGGCTTATCTGGCAGCGATAATCTATGCCTTCATTATCGGACTATCCTTTATGTTTGTTAAATTGACTTTAACAGTAGCGACACCCTTGGATACTTTAGCACACCGTTTTACCGTTGCCTTTTTGGCAGCAACGCTTTTTATCTTCTTTACTAAACACAAGGTGAACATAGGTTGGCATGATGTTGCCCAAATTGCGCCTCTGGCCACCTTGTATCCTATTTTGTTTTTTGGCTTCCAAATCTTTGGTTTGGCCCGAACCACTTCTTCAGAAGCGGGAATCATCCAATCCACCGTGCCTATTTTCACTTTGCTGTTAGCAGTCTTCATTTTGAAGGAAAAGGTCGGCCGGGGACAGCTTATTTCGGTATTTTTATCAGTGTTTGGCGTTATTTATTTGCTTGCCATGAGTGGAGCAGAATCTCAAACAGCTAATATAGTAGGAAGTGTCCTTATTATTCTTTCCGCTTTTACGAACGCTTTGTATAATGTTTTGGCACGCAGGCTTACCCAACGCTATTCCTTATTGACTCTGACTTATATTATGACCTTATTTGGTTTTATCGCCTTTAATAGTTTGGCCATTGGCAGCCGTGTGCTCGCAGGAACAGTGGGTGAGTTTTTTCAACCTTTGCTCCACTGGCAATTTGTAGTTGCTGTTTTGTATTTGGGAATATTATCCTCCCTGGTAACCTCCTTCCTGGCCAACTTTGTTTTATCCAAGATAGAAGCTGCCAAAATGAGTGTATTCAGCAATGTTGCCACCCTCATCACCATTCTCGCCGGCATTTTATTTTTACAGGAGGCTTTTCATTTCTATCATGTCATTGGCGGCATGATGATTATCACCGGTGTTGTGGGGACAAATTTGATGGGGGCAAGGAGCAAAGCAAAGGAAAAGGCTAAGACTAAGGATGTTGAAGAATGA
- a CDS encoding ABC transporter ATP-binding protein, with amino-acid sequence MTLYYNYLGKYKIPFLIAVLCVTLEAVCDLLGPTLMARIINQGIEKGSLAEVYYWGALMLAVTLLGACFAVTRSNLSSYVSQRMGGDLRADLFGKIISFAEQSGDKIDGGSLITRMTNDTSQIVQFVNGMMRIFLKAPLTGIGSVILASWLNFRLSLIIYGVVAVVSLLIYASMKFSYPRFYQLQKAVDRVNLKVQEYLIGIRLVKAFGTYEQETEKFAEANRELMQKGISSQMVITVISPFLTLVVGTGTAAVIFLGSRLFMLDLADLGDMMAFTIYMAQILTSLIMLTTVFTTFVRTKASMERIGEVLDCAEDFPPSGAGRKLQGKITFDKVTFAYPNGSGVPAIRELSFTVNPGGSLAIIGPTGSGKSTIAWLLLRFYDADRGRIMLDDYPIQELGADEIRHNIAIVPQKPLLFSGTVAENLRWGDKQASPEELRQAAEKAQADFIGQMAEGYDSLLGSEGVNLSGGQKQRLSLARAILKKAPILILDDATSALDAVTEAKVRENLKHNDYRQTLVMITQRCGTAMSADQILVMENGRPAGLGSHEELMRTCAIYQDIYHTQLESSREA; translated from the coding sequence ATGACGCTTTACTATAACTATTTAGGAAAATATAAAATCCCCTTTTTGATTGCGGTGCTCTGTGTGACTCTGGAAGCAGTCTGTGATTTGCTGGGACCTACCCTGATGGCCCGCATTATCAATCAAGGAATCGAAAAGGGCTCCCTGGCCGAGGTCTATTACTGGGGGGCCTTGATGCTGGCGGTAACCCTGCTGGGGGCCTGTTTTGCTGTAACCAGAAGCAATCTGTCCAGCTATGTTTCCCAAAGGATGGGCGGGGATTTGCGGGCAGATTTATTTGGGAAAATCATCTCCTTTGCCGAGCAGAGCGGAGATAAAATCGACGGCGGGTCCCTGATCACCAGAATGACCAATGACACTTCCCAAATCGTTCAGTTCGTCAATGGGATGATGCGTATTTTCCTCAAGGCTCCCCTGACTGGTATCGGCAGTGTGATCCTGGCCAGCTGGCTGAATTTCCGGCTCAGCCTTATTATCTATGGGGTAGTGGCTGTGGTTTCCTTATTGATTTATGCCAGCATGAAGTTCAGCTATCCCCGCTTTTATCAATTGCAAAAGGCTGTGGACCGGGTCAATCTGAAGGTCCAGGAATATTTAATCGGGATCCGGCTGGTGAAAGCCTTTGGGACCTATGAGCAAGAGACGGAAAAATTTGCCGAAGCCAACCGGGAGCTCATGCAGAAGGGGATCTCCTCCCAGATGGTGATTACCGTGATCTCTCCCTTTCTTACTCTGGTGGTGGGGACCGGAACTGCCGCGGTGATCTTTTTGGGCAGCCGCCTGTTTATGCTGGATTTGGCTGATCTTGGCGATATGATGGCCTTTACCATTTATATGGCCCAGATTTTGACCTCGTTGATTATGCTCACCACTGTTTTTACTACGTTCGTACGGACCAAGGCTTCAATGGAGCGGATCGGGGAAGTGCTGGACTGTGCCGAAGATTTTCCCCCCAGCGGGGCAGGGAGAAAGCTGCAGGGGAAGATCACCTTTGACAAGGTTACCTTTGCTTATCCTAACGGCAGCGGGGTCCCGGCCATCCGGGAACTTTCCTTCACCGTCAATCCCGGCGGGAGCCTGGCCATTATCGGTCCCACCGGCAGCGGCAAATCAACCATTGCCTGGCTGCTGCTGCGCTTTTATGATGCGGACAGGGGCAGGATCATGCTGGACGATTACCCTATCCAGGAGCTGGGCGCCGACGAAATCCGCCATAATATCGCTATCGTTCCCCAGAAGCCCCTGCTGTTTTCCGGAACGGTAGCGGAAAACCTCCGCTGGGGGGATAAACAGGCCTCCCCGGAGGAGCTCAGGCAGGCGGCGGAAAAGGCCCAGGCCGACTTTATCGGGCAGATGGCGGAGGGGTACGACAGCCTCCTGGGCAGCGAAGGGGTCAATCTGTCCGGAGGGCAGAAGCAGCGTCTTTCTCTGGCCCGGGCGATCCTGAAAAAAGCCCCGATCCTGATCCTGGACGATGCCACCAGTGCCCTGGATGCGGTGACCGAAGCTAAGGTAAGGGAAAATCTTAAGCATAATGACTACCGGCAAACGCTGGTGATGATCACCCAGCGCTGCGGAACAGCCATGTCGGCGGATCAGATTCTGGTCATGGAGAATGGCCGGCCAGCGGGCTTGGGGTCTCATGAGGAATTGATGAGGACCTGTGCTATTTATCAGGATATTTATCATACACAGCTGGAAAGCAGCAGGGAGGCTTAA
- a CDS encoding ABC transporter ATP-binding protein gives MAGGFRTQQPKAPALVNRPGAGNRFVPAAKPKNTKGTLGRIVKIYLRWAKSIFAVILLTAASSLVAVAIPYYVGQTFNTFHIADRSVDTARLVSLLLIILSLYLGNLLLNLLNGTMTLRISQKLVYTLRQEFFAKMQRLPLGFYDTRSHGDTMSRITNDMDNISSTIAQTTTQLIASILTLAGSLAVMLSLNVPLTLVVLLCVPLVFVLTKTIATRSRAYFLAQQGSLGALNGVIEENILGLKMVKAFNRQEEVLRQFQEINQGLRASSYKAQVWSGCMMPLMNVINNLVFAAVAICGGILTLSQGLAVGTVVSFLTYSKQFAHPLNSVAGMFNTIQSALAGAERVFEILDYEEERADEENALEMEHPAGAVTFDEVSFSYDKTQPILKEVSFQVNPGEVVALVGETGAGKTTIVNLLTRFYDADSGEIRIDGVPVTRIKRASLRRCFSVVLQDTSLFSGTIMDNIRYGKEDATEEEVIRAAQIAHAHGFITKLPQGYGTRVSAANDNLSQGQKQLISIARALLCDSPILILDEATSSVDTKTEKDIQKALVSLMQNRTSFLIAHRLSTIRDADRIMVIGEGQILESGNHQSLMEKQGRYYEMVMSQLGSQMAKSFSLKA, from the coding sequence ATGGCAGGAGGATTTCGCACTCAGCAGCCCAAAGCCCCCGCTCTTGTCAACCGGCCGGGAGCCGGGAACCGCTTTGTTCCGGCTGCCAAACCCAAGAATACCAAAGGGACCCTGGGGCGGATTGTCAAAATCTATCTGCGCTGGGCCAAGAGCATTTTCGCCGTTATTTTGCTCACAGCCGCTTCCTCTCTGGTAGCGGTGGCGATTCCCTATTATGTGGGGCAAACCTTCAATACTTTTCATATTGCCGACCGGAGTGTGGATACGGCCAGGCTGGTTTCCCTGCTGCTGATTATTTTGAGCCTGTATCTCGGCAATCTGCTCCTCAATCTGCTCAACGGGACCATGACGCTGCGGATCTCCCAGAAGCTGGTCTATACTCTGCGCCAGGAGTTTTTTGCCAAAATGCAGAGGCTTCCACTAGGGTTTTATGATACCCGCTCCCATGGGGATACCATGAGCCGGATCACCAATGATATGGATAATATCAGCTCCACCATCGCCCAGACCACCACCCAGCTCATCGCCAGCATCCTGACCCTTGCCGGTTCCCTGGCGGTCATGCTCAGTCTGAATGTGCCTCTGACCTTGGTGGTGCTGCTCTGTGTACCTTTGGTTTTCGTATTGACCAAAACCATCGCCACCCGCAGCCGGGCTTATTTTTTGGCTCAGCAGGGAAGCCTCGGGGCCCTGAACGGGGTCATCGAAGAAAATATTCTGGGTCTGAAAATGGTCAAAGCCTTCAACAGGCAGGAGGAGGTACTCCGCCAATTCCAGGAAATCAACCAGGGCTTGCGTGCAAGCAGCTATAAGGCCCAGGTTTGGTCCGGCTGCATGATGCCCCTGATGAATGTAATCAATAATCTGGTCTTTGCAGCTGTGGCCATCTGCGGGGGAATCCTGACCTTAAGCCAGGGGCTGGCGGTAGGAACGGTGGTCAGCTTTTTAACCTATTCCAAGCAATTTGCCCACCCTCTTAACTCCGTAGCCGGTATGTTTAATACCATCCAGTCGGCTCTGGCCGGGGCGGAGCGGGTTTTTGAAATTCTGGATTATGAGGAAGAGAGGGCAGATGAGGAGAATGCCCTGGAAATGGAACATCCTGCCGGTGCCGTAACCTTTGACGAGGTCAGCTTCTCTTATGACAAGACCCAGCCGATTCTTAAAGAGGTGAGTTTTCAGGTCAATCCAGGGGAGGTCGTTGCCCTGGTGGGAGAAACCGGTGCCGGGAAAACAACCATCGTCAATCTTTTAACCCGCTTTTATGATGCGGACAGCGGGGAGATCAGGATTGACGGGGTGCCGGTTACCCGGATCAAACGGGCCAGCCTGCGCCGCTGCTTCTCAGTTGTGCTGCAGGATACCAGCCTTTTCAGCGGCACGATCATGGACAATATTCGTTATGGGAAAGAGGACGCCACCGAGGAAGAGGTGATCAGGGCGGCGCAAATCGCCCATGCCCACGGCTTTATCACTAAGCTCCCCCAAGGTTATGGGACCCGGGTCTCCGCAGCTAATGATAATCTGAGCCAGGGGCAAAAGCAGCTGATCTCCATCGCCCGGGCGCTGCTCTGCGACAGCCCGATTCTGATCCTGGATGAAGCCACCAGCAGCGTGGATACCAAGACGGAAAAAGATATCCAGAAAGCTCTGGTCAGCCTCATGCAGAACCGGACCAGCTTTCTGATTGCCCACCGTCTTTCCACGATCCGGGATGCGGACCGCATCATGGTGATCGGGGAGGGGCAGATCCTGGAATCCGGCAATCACCAGAGTCTGATGGAAAAGCAAGGCCGATATTATGAAATGGTCATGAGCCAGCTGGGCAGTCAAATGGCTAAATCCTTTTCATTAAAAGCATAG
- a CDS encoding ABC transporter permease subunit, producing MNRALFRAMIKQNRKKIAKLAAGIVLYETLLTWVYPVIAENSAVTQLTDSIPSAVKTVFGVAEEARVDTFEAFISAQFLARIWAMLMSLYNVETANELLAKLADDGSLALLLSTPVPRGDYLLTQALVLFSGNALLVLATLLGLCGGAYRFGITIDSWRYCRFGLLSLAFYSLIGAYSLFFSALTAQEDLDLTLAAGTTLTFYALDVAGGLSEQHSWLRRLSLFQCYQPQEVLEGTSDPARKIIGLTAGSVILLQLGIYAFNEKDLAI from the coding sequence TTGAACCGGGCCTTATTCCGAGCCATGATCAAGCAAAACCGCAAAAAAATAGCCAAACTTGCTGCCGGCATCGTCCTCTATGAAACTCTTTTAACCTGGGTCTACCCTGTGATTGCTGAGAATTCGGCCGTGACGCAGCTCACCGACTCCATACCCTCAGCTGTAAAAACCGTATTCGGAGTCGCTGAAGAGGCACGGGTGGATACCTTTGAAGCCTTTATCTCCGCCCAATTCCTGGCGCGGATTTGGGCCATGCTGATGTCTTTATACAATGTGGAGACAGCCAATGAGCTGCTGGCCAAATTGGCCGATGACGGCTCTCTGGCCCTGCTCCTCTCCACCCCGGTTCCCCGGGGTGACTATCTGCTCACTCAGGCTCTGGTGCTTTTCAGCGGGAATGCCCTGCTGGTTTTGGCCACCCTGCTGGGACTGTGCGGTGGAGCCTACCGCTTTGGCATTACTATCGACAGCTGGCGCTATTGTCGTTTTGGGCTGCTCAGCCTGGCCTTTTATTCATTGATTGGCGCTTACAGCCTGTTTTTTTCCGCCCTGACCGCCCAGGAAGATCTGGATCTCACTCTGGCGGCGGGAACAACCTTAACCTTTTACGCCCTGGATGTGGCCGGAGGACTCAGTGAGCAGCATTCCTGGCTGCGCAGGCTGTCTCTCTTTCAGTGTTACCAGCCCCAGGAGGTACTTGAAGGAACTTCCGATCCAGCCAGGAAGATCATCGGGCTGACAGCTGGCTCTGTCATTCTACTGCAGTTAGGGATCTATGCTTTTAATGAAAAGGATTTAGCCATTTGA
- a CDS encoding ABC transporter ATP-binding protein yields the protein MLEVSELTKSYHEVRGVKNLSFQVESGTALGLLGPNGAGKTTTIRLLMGFMKPDLGSASIWGLDCWRDRAELKEITGYLPGELHFMEQFTGQEFLDLIEGMHGTQQTIRKRQKDLLRALELDPKQRIRKMSKGMKQKLGIIAALMLDAPVLILDEPSSGLDPLMQKTFIELILEEKKREKTIFMSSHHFAEIERTCERVGMIRDGELLAIQDITQLKQKERQTFDIEVSGEEDAELLRQSGLTLYPLDHLKFTIQVTGEQELLWKTLAQIRVRRFQQGSLELEEAFMHYYHSSLRGDST from the coding sequence TTGCTTGAAGTCAGCGAACTCACGAAATCCTATCATGAAGTAAGAGGGGTTAAGAACCTTTCCTTTCAGGTCGAGTCAGGGACAGCTTTGGGCTTATTAGGACCGAACGGAGCCGGCAAAACCACCACCATCCGCCTGCTGATGGGGTTTATGAAACCCGACCTGGGCAGCGCCAGCATTTGGGGGCTGGATTGCTGGCGGGATCGGGCGGAGTTAAAGGAAATCACCGGTTATCTGCCTGGAGAATTGCATTTTATGGAACAGTTTACCGGCCAGGAATTTCTGGATCTTATCGAAGGCATGCATGGAACACAGCAAACGATCAGAAAAAGACAAAAAGACCTGCTCCGCGCTCTCGAACTCGATCCGAAGCAGAGGATTCGCAAAATGTCCAAAGGCATGAAGCAGAAGTTGGGCATCATTGCTGCATTAATGCTGGACGCTCCTGTTCTTATCTTGGATGAACCCAGCTCAGGGCTTGATCCTCTTATGCAGAAAACCTTTATCGAATTGATTCTCGAAGAAAAGAAACGAGAAAAAACCATCTTCATGTCTTCCCACCATTTTGCCGAGATCGAAAGAACCTGTGAGCGGGTGGGGATGATTCGGGATGGCGAACTGCTGGCCATTCAGGATATAACCCAGCTCAAGCAGAAGGAGCGCCAAACCTTTGACATTGAGGTAAGCGGAGAAGAGGATGCCGAATTGCTCCGGCAAAGCGGCCTCACCCTTTACCCCTTGGATCATCTTAAATTTACGATCCAAGTCACCGGTGAACAGGAATTACTATGGAAAACCCTGGCCCAAATCCGGGTCAGGCGTTTTCAGCAAGGCTCCCTGGAGCTGGAAGAAGCGTTTATGCACTATTACCACTCAAGCTTAAGGGGGGATAGCACTTGA